A region from the Streptomyces lydicus genome encodes:
- a CDS encoding HAD family hydrolase: protein MSGASLAACLQSLRAVVFDTDGVITDSARLHAAAWKTAFDACLTAAGGQRPFDPVDDYLRYVDGRSRQDGAAAFLRARGLDLPPGTPKDPPGTDTVGAVAARKDELFTAHLRTGAVTTWPGTVRLLRVLWDLGVPCAAVSASRHATELLTAADVFGLFGAVVDGNEAGRLNLPGKPDPALFLEAARRLGVPAADTAVVEDALAGVEAGRRGGFGLVVGVDRTAGPYSATALRRRGADVVVADPGELLTAGEGG, encoded by the coding sequence ATGAGCGGCGCCTCCCTGGCCGCTTGTCTGCAGTCGCTGCGGGCCGTGGTCTTCGACACCGACGGGGTCATCACCGACTCCGCGCGGCTGCACGCCGCGGCCTGGAAGACCGCCTTCGACGCCTGTCTGACGGCCGCGGGCGGGCAACGCCCCTTCGACCCGGTGGACGACTATCTGCGCTATGTCGACGGCCGGTCCCGGCAGGACGGGGCGGCCGCCTTCCTGCGCGCACGGGGCCTCGATCTGCCGCCCGGCACACCAAAGGACCCGCCGGGCACGGACACCGTCGGCGCCGTCGCGGCCCGCAAGGACGAGCTGTTCACCGCGCACCTGCGGACCGGGGCCGTCACCACGTGGCCCGGCACCGTGCGGCTGCTGCGGGTGCTGTGGGACCTCGGGGTGCCGTGTGCCGCCGTCTCGGCGTCCCGCCATGCCACCGAGCTGCTGACCGCGGCCGATGTGTTCGGGCTCTTCGGGGCCGTGGTGGACGGCAACGAGGCGGGCCGCCTGAACCTGCCCGGCAAACCGGACCCCGCGCTCTTCCTCGAAGCGGCCCGGCGGCTCGGTGTCCCGGCCGCGGACACCGCCGTGGTGGAGGACGCCCTAGCCGGTGTCGAGGCCGGCCGCCGGGGCGGATTCGGCCTGGTGGTGGGCGTGGACCGGACGGCAGGACCGTACAGTGCCACCGCCTTGCGCCGCCGTGGCGCCGATGTGGTCGTGGCCGACCCCGGCGAGCTGCTGACGGCCGGGGAGGGGGGATGA